The Verrucomicrobium spinosum DSM 4136 = JCM 18804 DNA segment AGTAGGGATCGGGAAAAGGGACTCGATGTTGCTGGACTTTGCAGGGGGGGACATTCGCAATTGGGCTACGCGCCACGGTTGGCAGTATAAGGAAGTTCGGGAAAATACTGCGGCACCGAGGGGCCCGATGTGGTCGAAGCTCGACTGGGAGCTTAAGCTGAGTGAACATCACGATGCGATACTTACACTTGATGCTGACGTGATGCTTGCCGATATGCAGACTCCCCCACATCATGCCTTTCAGGCGGGCGGGATCGGAGTTGTCTATGCAGGGTTTGCGAACAATATTCCGCATTTCAACTGTGGAGTGCGGGCGGTGCGTTTTGATCATGAACTCTCACTGGCAATGCTGCTTGTGGCGTGGGCCGATCATGATCGGGTGGTGAACAATCCGTGGCTGGAGCAAGCTGCCTTGCATGGTCTTCAAGCCCATTTCCCTGACGTGATGCATCCGATCAACCCGTGCTGGAACTACAATTTTGCAGATCGCCTGCATTTAGGGAGAGTGAACCCCGTGTTTCTTGCCTATCACGGTCAAAATCATCGCTTGGAGAAGATGATGGTGGATAGGGAATCATTTCCACTTTCCTGATTCCTCGGGCGTCATGAGTGCACTTATGCTGTCTGCGATAAACATCGGCGATCTGACTCACTAGCCAAATATTCGACATGGCCAATAAATGACAATTGTAAATCTTCATGCCTTGGAAACGCAAAACTTGGGCGACAGAGTTTGCGCTCCGACTCTGTATTTTGATCTCAATTCGAGGAGGCTTGATTTGGGCTGCACCCCGCAAGGGGATTTGCCTCTAATTATCGGAGGCGGCGGTTTGCTCCATCCATGGTTCACTGATCGGGTATTGCGCCATTTGGAAGCCACCAGCAGCCCTGTTGTGGTCTGGGGTGTAGGTACGAACACCCATGGGGTTGCCGAAGCTCAAGATCCGGAGTGGCTTCAACGATGCGATTTGGTTGGATTGCGAGACTACCCCACTAGTCATAGATGGGTGCCATGTGTCTCGTGTATGTCTCCCGAGTTTGATCGACAGGAGCGTCCATCACACAGGGTTGTCGTCTACCGGCATGGTGGGGAGCCTGACAACATTCCAGATAGAATGGGTCTCCCGACGTTGACCAACCATGCCGAAAGCCTCGAATCTGTGGTCGATTTTCTATTGTCTGGAGAGTTTGTTGTAACAAATACTTATCACGGGATGTATTGGGCTACGTTGTTAAAGCGAAGGGTGATTGTATATCCCTTTAGTTCTCGGCACTATCATTTGAAGTATCGCCCCGCAATCGTCACTGACGGAAAGCACTGGAAGGAGGTGCTGGATCGGGCGCAAGAGTATGAGGGTGCGGTGGACGAGTGTCGCGCAGCAAACGAGTCATTTTTCTCTTCTGTCAAAGAGCTGATCGCCTAGAGTGGATTGTGGTTAGACTTACCACCGCAGGAGGCGGCCGCCAGTGTCAGCTCATTTTTTGGGCAAGCTTGTTCTGAAAATGGGGAGGTAACCCATTTATGAGATTTGAGAGCGCGGGCTTTCGGTGTTGATGGCCACTTTCATCGCCATCGTAGATATTCGTTTGTACATCTCTTCCTTTGAGGCGCTCATTTGTTTTGGCGTCCAGGGTATGCATCCCCCAGGCCATACCTTGTTGAGGCGAGTGGCAGTGATTGCTGGATGTTGAATTGCTGGCAGTCTTTCGATGTCCAATGCTTCCCCTCCAACGCAGTCCAGCCAGTGCAAAAGACGATCATCACTGATTGCGGCAACATCGAGGGATATGTCCTCAAAGGTGCCTGATTTGAGGTTGTAACCACCATGGAGATTGATTTCGTCACCATGGAGCGCTGCCCCTACTCCAGAAGGGATCCAGACAAACGGTAGGTGTCGAGACCACTCACGGGGATGCCACCAGTGTCGGGAGTTGTATCTACCGCTGATGTTGCTCCATTCTTCATCCTGGCCCGCAATCCAGTATGAAGGGCTGTACACCGGCCAGTCCCCGCGCTCATGTGCAATTCCCAGTTGGTGATCAATGTGCCATCCACCTGGGTGCTGGATGTAGTCAGGTGCGTGCCAAATATGCTGGTGCATGCGTACCATGGCGCGGCTGTGTACGGCAAAGGCATGCGTGCGATTCACACAATGGCATTTCAACACGTATGGTGAGGCCGGAACCGGGGTGGCGTCCTTGAGGTGTTGTCCACCGAGATAGATTTGGCCCCAGTCGTCTGGGACTTGCTTCATGAATCCCTTCAGAAGGGACCCAGGGCTTACGCATCTAGTTTTTACAAAGCACGTGGAAATTAGTTAAGATGTGTGAATGAAGTGGGGCATGTCTTCCGCCTCTGCATCTCCTGACAGCAATCTTCGTGAAGTTTTTCAGAGCATTGATGACTGGAGGGTGCAGCGTACCCAGCGACATGATCTGGCCGACATCCTGGTGATTGCCACCTGCGCCATGCTGTGCGGTCAGGGGCATTACACCCATATGGAAGCCTTCGGCAATCTGAAGCGCACTTGGTTGGAGAGCTTTCTTGCCCTGCCCAACGGCATTCCCAGTCACGACACGTTCCGTAAAGTCTTCAGCCTGCTTGATCCCAAGCGCTTCATGGAAGCCTTCAGTCTCTGGACCCAAGGTGTATTGCGCCAACTCTCCAGCGAGGGGCTTGAGAGCGGTCTCAAAGGGGTGATCGCCATTGATGGAAAGGCACTGCGCGGGGCCGTCGACAAAGGGCAGGCACCTGCGGTCATCGTGGGGGCTTGGGCCAGTGAATTGAGCCTGTGCCTTGGACAGGTCAAGGTTGCTGACAAGAGCAATGAGATTGGCGCGATGCCGGAGTTGTTGGAAATGCTGGCGTTGAAAGGCTGCATCGTGACCATCGACGCCATGGGCTGCCAGAGGGAGGTGGCCAGGAAAATCATCCAGCAAAAGGGGGACTACATCCTGGCCCTCAAAAGCAACCAGGAAAGCCTCCATCAACAGGTCAGCCACTATTTGGACACGGGGGAGGACCTGGCCAGGGCAGAAGGCAACTTTCATCAAGAGGAAAGCGATGGGCACGGCCGGCATGAAGTGCGTCGCTGTTGGGTGAGTGAGGAAGTGGAATGCTGGCTGCAGGGGGCAGAAAAGTGGGCGGGACTGCGCAGCGTGGCTGCGGTGGAATGCGAGCGCACCGTGGCGGGTCAGACCACGGTGCAAAGGCGTTACTTCATCAGCAGTTTGAAAGCCGATGCCGCGCTCATTGCAGCCTCAGTACGCGCTCACTGGGGGATTGAAAACTCGCTGCACTGGGTTCTAGATGTGACCTTTGGCGAAGATGAGAGCCGGTCTAGAAGCGGTTACAGCGCGGAGAATCTGGCCACCCTTCGACGCCTGACTCATGCAATGATCAAGCGAGAGAACCCAAACTCCAAAAAATCGGTCAACCAACGCAGATTCGAAGCCGGACTCAGTACAGACTATCTCCAAACCTTGCTTGGAGTAAATTTAGATGCGTAAGCCCTGAGAAGGGACCCGGCATCAGGTTGAAACACAACATCGTCTTCGAGGATGAGGACGTTCTCAATCCCGTCGGCAATCGCTTCGGCCAGGACTCGCGCGTGGGAAAGAAGGCAGCCCCATGCTCCGTTGCCGGCATTCCACCATGCCGGCGGGGGCATTTTGTCTCCGGAATACGATCTTACCCAGGTTATATTCTTCTCAAAGCCTTGCTCGGCGAGATGGCGGGTCAGCCTCTCCAGGCGCTCTGGCTTATAAGGTAGATTGAGAATGCAAATGCGTTCAAAGTAGTCGCTCAGGGTGGCCATAACGGAGAAAAAAATTAACGCTAAAAGTCATCGCCATGGCAACAGAAAGTTGACCACAGGCAGAGCTTTGTGAACATGCGGATTAGTCACTTGGCATTGGCGAAGTGAGCGTGACGGGGCTGTACCCAAAAAGGGCGAAGTCTTTTTGGTAGAGACTTGCCACCAGTTGCAGCGATGCTGGGTCATAGCAGTCCTGCCAAGGAGCATGTGATGACGCATTCCTCTTCGGCAAAGGGGTGCCGTTGAGAGCGTATCTGCGGCAGAGTTGAGTCCAAGTCATTGTCATTGCTTCGAATCGAAAGATTTTGTCCACCAAGATTTTCATTGTGGGGTCGCACACAAAACAATGTTGAGGCATCAAATGCACGATCTTCATCAAGAGATCCTCTGACTCTGCAAGTTTGACGACAAACGATCGAAAATCTTTCGCTTCGTGGACAATCTGATTGTTTAGGGCAGGGTTGGTGGGTCTCTCTCGCAGATAGTTGAATGCAGAGACGAGGCGATCAGCCGGATGACGAACGATTGC contains these protein-coding regions:
- a CDS encoding sulfotransferase family 2 domain-containing protein, with translation MVYPNPQIYDHLRAIFVHVPKCAGTSIENALKESQDRVVGGHTTALGYRRAFPEKFRDYFKFAIVRHPADRLVSAFNYLRERPTNPALNNQIVHEAKDFRSFVVKLAESEDLLMKIVHLMPQHCFVCDPTMKILVDKIFRFEAMTMTWTQLCRRYALNGTPLPKRNASSHAPWQDCYDPASLQLVASLYQKDFALFGYSPVTLTSPMPSD
- a CDS encoding ISAs1-like element ISVsp18 family transposase — translated: MKWGMSSASASPDSNLREVFQSIDDWRVQRTQRHDLADILVIATCAMLCGQGHYTHMEAFGNLKRTWLESFLALPNGIPSHDTFRKVFSLLDPKRFMEAFSLWTQGVLRQLSSEGLESGLKGVIAIDGKALRGAVDKGQAPAVIVGAWASELSLCLGQVKVADKSNEIGAMPELLEMLALKGCIVTIDAMGCQREVARKIIQQKGDYILALKSNQESLHQQVSHYLDTGEDLARAEGNFHQEESDGHGRHEVRRCWVSEEVECWLQGAEKWAGLRSVAAVECERTVAGQTTVQRRYFISSLKADAALIAASVRAHWGIENSLHWVLDVTFGEDESRSRSGYSAENLATLRRLTHAMIKRENPNSKKSVNQRRFEAGLSTDYLQTLLGVNLDA
- a CDS encoding glycosyltransferase family 25 protein is translated as MATLSDYFERICILNLPYKPERLERLTRHLAEQGFEKNITWVRSYSGDKMPPPAWWNAGNGAWGCLLSHARVLAEAIADGIENVLILEDDVVFQPDAGSLLRAYASKFTPSKVWR